TTGAAATAGCCCTTGAGGGCTAACAGCTCATCCCGTTTCGCTTGGATGGCAGGTCCAGCAGGCAAGGACTCGTAGTGGGCATAGTCAGACTGGATCACATGCAAAGCTTCGTCTAAGTCTGAAAGCAACTGCAGAAAGCGCGTTTCATCTAGTTCTTGTGCATGTGCCAGCTCCTGTTCCATCTTCAAGTACAACACGGACAGCTGCTTGTACGACCCCAAAGAAACAACTTTTCCTCGAAATGCGATGTTTATACCATCCGTTGTAGCCTTAGTCGATGCGCCGGTGCTACTTGCAGAGTCTTCAAGTTCCAAGGAGTCTAGTTCGTCACGAGCTTCGTACTGGCAAAATCGTACTAGCGGACGAATATACGTTTCGGCTTTGGTAGTCCAAACATCGGCAGCCGCCAAGCCGTCAGGAGAGCCCTCCGTCGATGCCGTTTGTGCCAAGTCTATCAAAGTGGTCATAGCAGCCCTGAACGATCGATAGGCATCCGCGTGCCTCTTTTGCTCGAGATGCTTGTTCGCGAGCATCCAAGCTTGGTAAGCCAGGCACTCTTGAACGGTATTTGCGTCACAGCAGGTACCGGCCAGCTCGGAGAGCTGGCTAGCCCAATGCAATGCCTTATTCAATCGTCGCATTACATTCGAGTGTGGGCTTTTCTTTTTAGTTACAGACACCAGgctttgctgctgctgcaattCACACGCCGTCGCCCAGGCCCGTTCAGCTTGGCACACAACGTTCCAGAGTACATTTTCGTGATCTACAGTTCGCGGGACATCGCGGTGACAGTACGCGTGGCGACGCCCCGAAGCTCCTTCGACGTATTTGTGGTTGTGCGTCAACATAGACCGGACGGGCTTGGCGTGGCGGATCCGATGGAGACGAGCGGTGCAAAAACGATGATACGACGCGTAGTCCTGATGAGGAATGCCGTGTGACGATTGCGCCCGATCCAAAAACCAAAAGAGCCGCAGCGAGAAAGGCTTGGTACCTTCCGTAACACCGTCATCGGCCGTCATGCCACAATTTGATCTTTGCCGATGAAATTATTGTAAGTGCAGATCCCCGGAGCCAAGAAAGTACCGCCTAGACTCAAGCTACCAGAAATTGTGTATGGAAATTTACGGAGAGCGCAGCGACTTCGATTGGAAC
This is a stretch of genomic DNA from Phaeodactylum tricornutum CCAP 1055/1 chromosome 17, whole genome shotgun sequence. It encodes these proteins:
- a CDS encoding predicted protein codes for the protein MTADDGVTEGTKPFSLRLFWFLDRAQSSHGIPHQDYASYHRFCTARLHRIRHAKPVRSMLTHNHKYVEGASGRRHAYCHRDVPRTVDHENVLWNVVCQAERAWATACELQQQQSLVSVTKKKSPHSNVMRRLNKALHWASQLSELAGTCCDANTVQECLAYQAWMLANKHLEQKRHADAYRSFRAAMTTLIDLAQTASTEGSPDGLAAADVWTTKAETYIRPLVRFCQYEARDELDSLELEDSASSTGASTKATTDGINIAFRGKVVSLGSYKQLSVLYLKMEQELAHAQELDETRFLQLLSDLDEALHVIQSDYAHYESLPAGPAIQAKRDELLALKGYFNYKKLSVMRSHQEQLIDKLKDDAEIVHVYDTLLRNVQAMADLPSQQEGEGLNALAVEEDPYWLEAQAHVVRIRALRCFHVARLFEFVLDGTPMQVLALLKQAHKLATRAEEEVAACDLDDSDAHMQQMKGLQTKIKTMTCRMQARRYVELSSGSHSSSTNRPIWLRLNDLDAGMVMADDPPMTIPIPCKPTFYDIAWQRIGGDFSMDAVDKVLAANQSKKSGGILGWFNS